TCGAAAGTTCGTGCCACGCCCATCTACTACAAGTACGGACTGCCCGGCAGTTATGACATGACCTGGGGTTTTGAACTGATGTGGAACCCCATGGACGATATCAAGCAAGGCCGGACGGCGGCCCTTTATTATGCCAACTTGGGGGGCAATGTGCCGATCTACACTCATGTGAGCCTTATCACCGATAACGAACACTGCATGGTGTTGTGGTGGTACGCCTCGACGTGCCGTCATCTGGGGATTGGCGGAACGAACAAAAACCCGGCCATTGTCAAAGCCGGGCAGGAAGCCATGCGCTGGTACCGGGCCAATGACCGGTTCTACAAGCGGGGCGACTTCTACGGCATCAGCGAGGAGATCCATCTGCATGTGTTACCGGGGGAAAGAGCTTTCACGGTGAACGTGTTCAATCTCAGCGATAAAGGAAACACCGTGAGCGGCAGCATTGACCTGAAAACCATGGGGATGGATCCCTCGCTCAAGTACGTCTCGACGGAAGGCGTGGGAACGGTCGAAAACGGGCGCTATCAAGTTTCGATGGAATTGCCGGCATGGGGGACGAAAGTTGGGAAAGTTGAAGCGGCGACGGAATAGGCACGCAAGAAACGGCAAGGAAACTGCGGAGGACAAGGATGTCTTCTTCCCGGACGTTTGTCAGGACTATGCGCTGGAGTTCATCCGGCGGCTGGCAAGATGCCGGAGCGAAAAATGGCTAAGGACACCGCCGCCGAATGATGGTAACGACTCAGGTCAAATGTCAGAAGCGGGAATCGGAGAACGATTGCGGGCGACGATTACGGTGGACGATTGCAGAGCAATTCCTCGTAATCCGTAATTGTCGCCCGTAATCGTCAACCGAAACGAATGATGAATGCATAAAGGCAAAGAATACGATGAAGCGACGCGAATTTATGAAGGTGGCGGGGTTGGGCGCAGTGGCTCTGGGGCTGCGTCCTGATATGGGTGTTGCGGCGGAAGAAGAGAAAGCCGGCAGGCCCAACATCATTCTCATGATGACCGATGACCAGGGCTGGTCGGATGTCAGCTATAACGAAAAGGGGGCACTGGCAAAGGGAGCTTTCAAGACACCGGAGCTTGATGCCATGGCTGCCGCCGGATTGCGCTTCGACCGGTTCTACGCCGCCGCGCCGGTCTGCTCGCCAACGCGCGCAAGCTGCCTGACCGGCCGTCACCCTTACCGTTACGGTGTAACAACCTATAACCTGCCGTTGAAGCTTCAGGAAAAGACGATTGCCCAGGCGCTCAAGGCGGCCGGCTACAAGACCGGTCACTTCGGCAAGTGGCATCTCAACGCAGCCAAAGACCGAAGCAAGCCGATCGCCAAGGACGATCCGCTGAATCCCGGAGTTTTCGGTTTTGAG
This window of the Lentisphaerota bacterium genome carries:
- a CDS encoding N-acetylgalactosamine 6-sulfate sulfatase, yielding MKRREFMKVAGLGAVALGLRPDMGVAAEEEKAGRPNIILMMTDDQGWSDVSYNEKGALAKGAFKTPELDAMAAAGLRFDRFYAAAPVCSPTRASCLTGRHPYRYGVTTYNLPLKLQEKTIAQALKAAGYKTGHFGKWHLNAAKDRSKPIAKDDPLNPGVFGFETWFSAHNTFDLDSTFSRGGTAVATKGDGSDVIVAEALTWIDSLRSKGDGQPFFALIWFSGPHVPYDPLPADLQAAGGNGKWGELVGVDRAVGTLRSGLRQRGLADNTMLWFNSDNGPTSGSKPLKEQK